A genomic window from Yoonia rosea includes:
- the odhB gene encoding 2-oxoglutarate dehydrogenase complex dihydrolipoyllysine-residue succinyltransferase, translating into MSTEVRVPTLGESVQEATIATWFKQPGDAVAVDELLCELETDKVTVEVPSPVAGTLSEIVAAEGDTVGVDALLAQIAEGDAAPAPKAEKREEAPKAEEQPAPAAAKDVEDAPSAKKLMAENNLSDVQGTGKDGRVMKEDVLNALSSAAPAPSSSPAPRAPVAAAQADREERVKMTRLRQTIAKRLKDSQNTAAMLTTYNEVDMTEVMALRNEYKDLFLKKHGVKLGFMSFFTKACVHALREVPEVNAEIDGTDIVYKNYVNMGIAAGTPTGLVVPVINDADQMSFAAIEKAIAEMGAKARDGKLSMAEMQGGTFTISNGGVYGSLMSSPILNPPQSGILGMHKIQDRPMAIGGQVVIRPMMYLALSYDHRIVDGKGAVTFLVRVKEALEDPRRLLMDL; encoded by the coding sequence ATGAGCACCGAAGTCCGCGTCCCCACCCTTGGCGAATCCGTGCAAGAGGCCACCATCGCCACATGGTTCAAACAACCCGGCGATGCCGTGGCCGTTGACGAATTGCTTTGCGAACTGGAAACCGACAAGGTGACGGTTGAAGTGCCAAGCCCCGTTGCAGGCACATTGTCCGAAATCGTCGCCGCCGAAGGCGACACCGTTGGTGTTGACGCGCTGCTGGCGCAGATTGCCGAAGGCGATGCAGCCCCCGCGCCAAAAGCCGAAAAGCGCGAAGAGGCCCCCAAGGCCGAAGAGCAGCCCGCCCCTGCCGCTGCAAAAGACGTTGAGGACGCGCCATCCGCCAAGAAGCTGATGGCCGAAAACAACCTCTCTGACGTGCAAGGCACCGGCAAGGACGGTCGCGTGATGAAAGAGGACGTGCTCAACGCGCTCTCATCCGCCGCGCCCGCGCCGTCTTCGAGCCCGGCGCCGCGTGCGCCAGTGGCCGCCGCCCAAGCCGACCGTGAAGAGCGGGTGAAAATGACCCGCCTACGTCAGACCATCGCCAAGCGTCTGAAAGACAGCCAGAACACCGCTGCGATGCTGACCACCTACAACGAGGTCGACATGACCGAGGTGATGGCGCTCCGCAACGAATACAAAGATCTGTTCCTGAAAAAGCACGGCGTCAAACTGGGCTTCATGTCCTTCTTCACCAAGGCTTGTGTGCACGCATTGCGCGAAGTGCCCGAAGTGAACGCCGAAATCGACGGCACCGACATCGTTTACAAGAACTACGTCAACATGGGCATCGCTGCAGGCACGCCCACGGGCCTTGTGGTGCCGGTGATCAACGACGCCGACCAGATGTCTTTTGCCGCGATCGAGAAAGCGATTGCCGAAATGGGCGCCAAAGCCCGCGACGGCAAGCTGAGCATGGCCGAAATGCAGGGTGGCACCTTCACCATCTCCAACGGCGGCGTCTACGGCTCGCTGATGTCCTCGCCCATCCTGAACCCCCCGCAGTCGGGCATCCTTGGCATGCATAAAATCCAGGACCGCCCGATGGCGATCGGCGGGCAGGTGGTGATCCGTCCGATGATGTATCTGGCCCTGTCCTATGACCACCGGATCGTGGACGGCAAGGGTGCCGTGACATTCCTCGTACGGGTGAAAGAGGCGCTTGAAGATCCACGGCGGTTGTTGATGGATTTGTGA
- a CDS encoding MAPEG family protein, producing the protein MTPELQYLVYAVILLVVHVLVQATFSDLSKGIGWALGPQDENRDQSVVAGRIQRALRNYLETLPAFIALALVLAVTELGNATSALGAAVWFWARVAYVPAYASGIPLVRSVAFFASLAGLVMMILPLL; encoded by the coding sequence ATGACACCTGAACTGCAATACCTCGTCTATGCCGTCATCCTCCTCGTTGTGCATGTCCTCGTGCAGGCCACGTTCAGCGACCTCAGCAAAGGCATCGGTTGGGCGCTGGGGCCACAGGATGAAAACCGCGACCAGAGTGTCGTCGCTGGTCGCATCCAACGCGCCTTGCGCAATTATCTGGAAACCTTGCCGGCTTTCATTGCATTGGCACTGGTGCTTGCCGTGACCGAATTGGGCAACGCCACCTCCGCTCTTGGTGCAGCCGTCTGGTTCTGGGCCCGTGTTGCCTATGTTCCCGCCTATGCCTCTGGCATTCCGCTGGTCCGCTCGGTTGCGTTTTTTGCATCACTGGCAGGACTGGTGATGATGATCCTGCCGCTGCTTTGA
- a CDS encoding MAPEG family protein produces the protein MTPELTVLALAALLQGIQFALMAIPANLELGPGKTMSPRDASRMGKPLVEQVSDKTARLFRALNNHFEGLILFTIAVVVITLGDKATGFSAICAWTYLVARVLYVPAYYFGLTPWRSIIWFVGFTSTMLMILSALI, from the coding sequence ATGACACCCGAACTCACCGTTCTCGCCCTTGCCGCCCTCCTGCAAGGTATCCAATTCGCGCTGATGGCGATCCCTGCCAATCTCGAGCTTGGCCCCGGCAAAACCATGTCACCCCGTGATGCGAGCCGCATGGGTAAACCCCTCGTCGAACAAGTCAGTGACAAGACGGCACGCCTTTTCCGCGCCCTCAACAACCACTTCGAAGGCCTGATCCTGTTCACCATTGCCGTCGTCGTCATCACCCTTGGCGACAAAGCCACAGGATTTTCCGCCATCTGCGCGTGGACCTATCTGGTCGCCCGCGTCCTCTATGTCCCGGCCTATTACTTCGGCCTGACACCGTGGCGGTCAATCATTTGGTTTGTGGGGTTCACCTCAACCATGCTGATGATACTGTCAGCCCTGATATGA
- the lpdA gene encoding dihydrolipoyl dehydrogenase, with protein sequence MSSYDVIVIGAGPGGYVCAIRCAQLGMKVACVEGRETLGGTCLNVGCIPSKAMLHATHMLHEAEHNFATMGLKGKAPSVDWKQMLSYKAETIAQNTGGIEFLFKKNKVDWLKGWGSIPEAGKVKVGDEVHEAKHIVIASGSEAASLPGVEVDEKTVVTSTGALELGKIPKKLVVIGAGVIGLELGSVYARLGAEVEVVEFLDGITPGMDKEIARQFQKMLTKQGLKFTLGAAVQGVEVKNNKATVTYKLRKDDSEHTLQADTVLVATGRKPYTKGLGLEELGVEMSERGQIKTDGKYATNVAGIYAIGDTIAGPMLAHKAEDEGMAVAEGIAGQHPHVNYGVIPGVIYTHPEVANVGETEETLKEQGRKYKVGKFPFMGNARAKANFAGDGFVKILVDATTDRVLGAHIIGPMAGDLIHEICVAMEFGAAAEDLARTCHAHPTYSEAVREAALACGDGAIHA encoded by the coding sequence ATGTCCAGCTATGACGTCATCGTAATCGGCGCCGGCCCCGGCGGCTATGTTTGTGCTATTCGCTGTGCCCAATTGGGCATGAAGGTGGCTTGCGTCGAAGGCCGTGAAACGCTGGGCGGCACCTGCTTGAACGTGGGCTGCATCCCGTCCAAGGCGATGCTGCACGCAACCCATATGCTGCACGAGGCCGAGCACAATTTCGCAACCATGGGCCTGAAGGGCAAAGCACCCTCGGTCGATTGGAAACAGATGCTGTCCTATAAGGCCGAGACGATTGCACAAAACACCGGCGGCATCGAATTTCTGTTCAAAAAGAACAAGGTCGACTGGCTGAAAGGCTGGGGGTCAATCCCCGAAGCGGGCAAGGTGAAAGTCGGCGACGAGGTTCACGAGGCCAAGCATATCGTCATCGCCTCCGGCTCCGAGGCCGCCTCGCTACCGGGTGTTGAAGTCGACGAAAAAACTGTCGTGACTTCCACAGGTGCGCTGGAACTGGGCAAGATCCCCAAGAAACTTGTTGTGATCGGCGCAGGTGTGATCGGGCTTGAGCTTGGCTCGGTCTATGCCCGTCTGGGCGCAGAGGTTGAAGTGGTCGAATTCCTTGATGGCATCACCCCCGGCATGGACAAGGAAATCGCCCGTCAGTTCCAGAAAATGCTGACGAAACAGGGGCTGAAATTCACACTTGGTGCGGCTGTGCAGGGCGTCGAAGTCAAGAACAACAAGGCCACCGTCACCTATAAACTGCGCAAGGACGACAGCGAACATACACTGCAAGCTGATACCGTTCTCGTCGCGACAGGGCGCAAACCCTATACCAAGGGGCTGGGTCTGGAAGAACTGGGCGTTGAGATGTCCGAGCGCGGCCAGATCAAGACCGACGGCAAATATGCAACCAATGTCGCAGGCATCTATGCCATCGGCGACACGATTGCAGGCCCGATGCTGGCCCATAAAGCCGAAGACGAAGGCATGGCCGTCGCCGAGGGTATCGCCGGGCAGCACCCGCATGTGAACTACGGCGTCATCCCTGGTGTCATCTACACCCACCCCGAGGTGGCGAATGTGGGCGAGACCGAAGAGACCCTGAAAGAACAAGGGCGTAAATATAAGGTTGGGAAATTCCCCTTCATGGGTAATGCCCGTGCAAAGGCCAATTTTGCAGGCGACGGTTTCGTGAAAATCCTTGTGGATGCAACGACCGACCGTGTGCTTGGCGCGCATATCATCGGCCCGATGGCAGGTGACCTGATCCATGAAATCTGCGTTGCCATGGAATTCGGTGCCGCTGCCGAAGATCTCGCACGCACCTGCCATGCGCACCCCACCTACTCCGAGGCCGTGCGCGAAGCCGCCCTTGCATGCGGTGACGGCGCGATACACGCCTAG
- a CDS encoding tellurite resistance TerB family protein has translation MKRFIVALFLSFLITGPAQAWTANSGIFSDLEYVAGTDINARNGESLSLCHKTKDIRILGYTVSSNILGYVLSTDRCTGQIERPFSPQQMETAQSLNLIDASLPSVARNSLQRTIQNYSIWVAISLALIAVIWRRMKSLLGLDPTAPMRKKATQRILTAMCYVGKCDGIVASNEIALITKAASRLTRTNIPSTEVIRITDHIDLNLTPQDFINFGKGLRDSEKDVMMRGAFFVALSSGRIIPSEYAFITNLSYGIGMPGEDFRRVMNLALEDLDIYGT, from the coding sequence ATGAAGCGTTTCATTGTTGCCCTCTTCCTGAGTTTCCTCATCACTGGTCCAGCGCAGGCATGGACAGCGAACTCTGGGATTTTCTCGGATCTGGAGTACGTCGCAGGCACCGATATCAACGCCCGTAATGGCGAATCCCTTTCGCTTTGCCATAAAACAAAAGATATCCGGATTTTGGGATATACGGTTTCCAGCAACATCCTTGGCTATGTTCTATCCACCGACCGTTGCACAGGACAAATCGAACGGCCCTTCAGCCCGCAGCAAATGGAAACGGCGCAGTCATTGAACTTGATTGACGCGAGCCTGCCTTCTGTGGCGCGCAACAGCCTACAACGGACCATTCAGAATTATAGTATTTGGGTCGCAATCAGCCTTGCCCTCATTGCTGTCATCTGGCGGCGCATGAAATCGTTGCTCGGTCTCGACCCCACCGCACCGATGCGCAAAAAAGCGACACAGCGGATTCTGACGGCAATGTGCTATGTCGGCAAATGCGACGGGATTGTTGCATCGAATGAAATTGCGCTGATCACCAAAGCAGCAAGCCGTCTGACGCGGACCAACATTCCGTCCACAGAGGTTATTCGCATCACCGACCATATTGACCTGAACCTGACACCACAGGACTTCATCAATTTTGGAAAAGGTCTGCGCGATTCAGAGAAAGATGTCATGATGCGCGGTGCGTTCTTTGTGGCGCTTTCAAGCGGGCGGATCATTCCGAGCGAATACGCCTTTATCACCAACCTGTCCTATGGGATCGGCATGCCCGGCGAGGATTTCCGGCGGGTGATGAACCTCGCCCTTGAAGATCTCGATATCTACGGAACCTAA
- a CDS encoding GntR family transcriptional regulator: protein MMIQPRPQDNTIAAHERVYRALRARIMHGEIAPGEALTLRGIGKSYDVSMTPAREAVRRLVAEGALLLSSSGRVSTPELSNERIEELATLRALLEAELASRALPRAHFALIERLETINQGFHQIIARHDATGYIRLNLEFHRTLYLRAQAPAMLAMTETVWLQLGPTMRSLYGRLNRTDPPAHHKLILAALKAGDEPGLRLAVRADSTQGLRMLKG, encoded by the coding sequence ATGATGATCCAGCCACGCCCCCAAGATAATACAATCGCCGCACATGAACGGGTGTACCGGGCTTTGCGGGCGCGGATCATGCACGGGGAAATCGCACCGGGTGAGGCCCTGACGTTACGGGGTATCGGCAAGAGCTATGATGTCTCAATGACGCCTGCGCGCGAGGCCGTGCGCCGGTTGGTTGCCGAAGGTGCATTGCTCCTGTCGTCGTCGGGACGTGTTTCGACACCGGAACTCTCAAACGAGCGGATTGAAGAGCTGGCCACCTTGCGCGCCTTGCTCGAAGCAGAGCTTGCGTCGCGGGCTTTGCCGCGGGCGCATTTTGCGCTGATCGAACGGCTTGAGACCATCAATCAGGGCTTTCACCAGATAATCGCGCGTCATGATGCGACGGGCTATATCCGCCTGAACCTTGAGTTTCACCGGACGCTTTACCTACGTGCTCAAGCGCCAGCGATGTTGGCGATGACAGAGACTGTTTGGCTGCAATTGGGACCAACCATGCGGTCACTTTATGGGCGGCTGAACCGCACCGATCCTCCGGCACATCACAAGCTGATCCTCGCAGCCCTGAAGGCGGGTGACGAGCCGGGTCTGCGCTTGGCTGTGCGCGCCGATTCGACCCAAGGTTTGCGGATGCTGAAGGGTTAG
- a CDS encoding M48 family metallopeptidase, which produces MGRHTLKGNPPIEVVLRRSIRAKRLSLRVSRLDGRVTLTLPRFAPEREGIAFLRAKEPWLRGHLADMRPAMVARIGESVPVRGVAVPIVESAGKRARLLEDRVEVTAGARAAAQTKALLRYAARDALAQASDHYAQQVGKSYSRLSIRDTRSRWGSCSSTGALMYSWRLIMAPPAVLDYVAAHEVAHLVEMNHQPAFWSVVEQLCPDYDRQRQWLRDEGDKLQRIVFDD; this is translated from the coding sequence ATGGGCCGTCACACCCTGAAAGGCAACCCCCCGATCGAGGTGGTTTTGCGCCGTTCAATACGCGCCAAGCGCCTGTCGTTGCGTGTGTCGCGTCTGGATGGCCGTGTGACGCTGACGTTGCCACGTTTTGCGCCCGAGCGTGAGGGAATCGCCTTTCTGCGCGCCAAAGAACCTTGGCTGCGCGGCCACCTTGCGGATATGCGCCCTGCGATGGTGGCCCGGATTGGTGAAAGTGTACCGGTGCGCGGGGTCGCGGTGCCGATTGTCGAAAGTGCCGGCAAACGTGCGCGTCTCCTTGAGGATCGTGTTGAGGTCACTGCGGGTGCACGTGCCGCGGCGCAGACCAAGGCGCTGTTGCGCTATGCTGCGCGCGATGCACTTGCCCAAGCCTCGGACCACTATGCACAGCAAGTGGGTAAATCCTATTCGCGCCTATCGATCCGCGACACCCGGTCCCGTTGGGGGTCTTGTTCAAGCACAGGCGCGTTGATGTATTCATGGCGGTTGATCATGGCCCCACCTGCTGTGCTTGACTATGTGGCGGCGCATGAGGTCGCCCATCTGGTTGAAATGAATCATCAACCGGCGTTCTGGTCTGTTGTTGAACAACTCTGCCCTGACTATGACCGCCAGCGCCAATGGCTGCGTGATGAGGGCGACAAGCTGCAACGCATTGTTTTCGACGATTGA
- a CDS encoding TIGR02300 family protein: MPKEEWGTKRLCPETGKRFYDLNATPIISPYTGNEVTVDTSKTRTMVADAEDAQTAKMKDVEEDDDLVLDDDDEDDVDLGDDVLEDDDDDDTVSLDELADVTTNDDD, translated from the coding sequence ATGCCTAAGGAAGAGTGGGGCACAAAGCGCCTTTGCCCCGAAACCGGCAAACGCTTTTACGACCTGAACGCGACGCCAATCATTAGCCCGTATACCGGCAATGAAGTTACCGTTGACACATCCAAGACCCGGACAATGGTCGCGGATGCCGAGGATGCGCAAACCGCCAAGATGAAGGACGTCGAAGAAGACGATGATCTGGTTCTTGACGACGACGATGAAGACGATGTCGATCTCGGTGACGATGTTCTGGAAGATGATGATGACGATGATACCGTCTCGCTTGACGAACTCGCCGACGTCACCACGAACGACGACGATTAA
- a CDS encoding LacI family DNA-binding transcriptional regulator, producing MTSQRPIPTLQDVATRAGVSTATVSRAINFPDQVAQVTRDKVNAAIAELGYSPNFGARAMAARRTNTIGAIIPTMENAIFARGLQAFQEELRSNGYTMLVASTAYQPDTEEEQIRSLVARGADALLLIGYHRDPAIYDFLDAQDVPVLLTWAFDPAATRPSVGFNNSAAMQEMAEKVIGMGHRRLALISAETAQNDRASARCDGIRQAMTAAGLDADTLCFVETKYGIEEGAAAFDEVMTHDPSPTAVFCGNDVLAVGALRRARERGIAVPGDVSIIGFDDIELAQVVYPALTTVHVPHREMGRKAGQALVKHLRDGTALEPIEVHTKLVLRNTLGPP from the coding sequence ATGACATCTCAACGACCGATACCGACTTTGCAGGATGTGGCCACCCGTGCGGGCGTGTCGACTGCAACCGTCTCGCGGGCAATCAATTTTCCCGATCAGGTGGCGCAGGTAACGCGTGACAAAGTGAACGCTGCAATTGCAGAGCTGGGCTACTCACCCAATTTTGGTGCACGTGCGATGGCCGCTCGGCGCACGAATACAATCGGTGCAATTATTCCAACGATGGAAAACGCGATCTTCGCGCGCGGGCTTCAGGCATTTCAGGAAGAATTGCGCAGCAACGGGTATACGATGCTCGTTGCCAGCACGGCCTATCAGCCGGACACCGAGGAAGAACAGATCAGGTCGCTTGTCGCGCGCGGGGCGGATGCGCTCTTGCTGATCGGGTATCACCGCGATCCCGCGATCTACGACTTTCTGGATGCACAAGATGTGCCGGTTCTTTTGACATGGGCCTTTGATCCTGCGGCAACGCGGCCCTCGGTGGGCTTTAACAACAGTGCGGCCATGCAGGAGATGGCAGAAAAAGTGATCGGCATGGGACATCGGCGGCTGGCGTTGATCTCTGCGGAGACGGCGCAGAATGACCGCGCGTCAGCACGATGCGACGGGATCAGACAAGCGATGACCGCTGCCGGGCTGGATGCAGACACACTTTGCTTCGTGGAAACGAAATATGGCATCGAGGAAGGGGCAGCAGCCTTTGACGAGGTTATGACCCATGACCCAAGTCCAACCGCGGTTTTTTGCGGCAACGATGTGTTGGCTGTCGGTGCGCTTAGACGTGCAAGGGAGCGCGGGATTGCGGTTCCGGGTGATGTCTCGATCATCGGGTTTGATGATATCGAACTGGCTCAGGTGGTTTATCCGGCGCTGACAACGGTGCATGTGCCGCACCGCGAAATGGGCCGCAAGGCGGGGCAGGCCTTGGTCAAGCACTTGCGAGACGGGACCGCGTTGGAGCCGATAGAGGTGCACACAAAGCTTGTCTTGAGAAATACGCTGGGGCCGCCCTAG
- the hisD gene encoding histidinol dehydrogenase, with protein sequence MAREYLKKATLTAQSGASDVHDIVQGILSDIETGGDAKAMEYAAKFDKYDGNVMITAEEIAAATALVPEKLKEDIQFAHDNVKRFAEAQKATVSNIEYEIVPGLIAGQKAIPVDAAGCYVPGGRYSHIASAIMTVTTAKVAGCNHIAVASPPRPGVGVAPAIIYAAHICGADKIMAMGGVQGVAAMTFGLFGLPKANILVGPGNQFVAEAKRILFGRVGIDMIAGPTDSLILADKTADPHIVATDLVSQAEHGYNSPVWLVTDDRALAEDVMNRVPDLIAELPEVNRDNAAAAWRDYAEVILCADREEMAACSDDYAPEHLTVQAEDLDWWLDRLSCYGSLFLGEETTVSYGDKASGTNHVLPTSGAASYTGGLSVHKYMKIVTWQKATREGSKRVAEATARISRLEGMEGHARAADVRLAKYFPGENFDLTPDE encoded by the coding sequence ATGGCACGCGAATATCTCAAGAAAGCGACGCTGACCGCGCAGTCCGGCGCGTCTGATGTCCACGACATTGTTCAGGGCATCTTGTCCGACATCGAGACAGGTGGCGACGCCAAGGCGATGGAATACGCGGCAAAATTCGACAAATATGACGGCAACGTCATGATCACCGCAGAAGAGATCGCTGCGGCGACCGCACTGGTCCCCGAGAAGCTGAAAGAAGACATTCAGTTCGCCCATGACAACGTCAAACGCTTTGCCGAGGCGCAAAAAGCGACCGTCAGCAACATTGAGTATGAGATCGTCCCCGGCCTGATCGCCGGTCAAAAGGCGATCCCCGTTGATGCGGCTGGCTGCTATGTGCCCGGCGGACGCTATAGCCACATCGCCTCTGCGATCATGACTGTGACAACAGCCAAAGTTGCCGGTTGCAACCATATCGCCGTCGCCTCCCCCCCGCGCCCCGGCGTGGGCGTCGCCCCCGCGATCATCTATGCGGCCCATATCTGTGGCGCTGACAAGATCATGGCGATGGGCGGCGTGCAGGGTGTTGCCGCCATGACATTCGGTCTCTTTGGTCTGCCCAAGGCGAACATCCTCGTTGGCCCCGGCAACCAGTTTGTGGCCGAAGCCAAGCGTATCCTGTTTGGCCGCGTCGGCATCGACATGATCGCAGGCCCGACCGATAGCCTGATCCTCGCCGACAAGACCGCCGATCCGCATATCGTTGCAACTGATCTCGTGAGCCAGGCCGAGCATGGCTACAACTCGCCTGTTTGGCTGGTCACAGATGACCGCGCGCTGGCCGAAGACGTCATGAACCGTGTGCCTGATCTGATCGCCGAACTGCCGGAAGTGAACCGTGACAACGCCGCAGCAGCATGGCGCGATTATGCCGAAGTGATCCTTTGTGCAGACCGCGAAGAAATGGCCGCCTGTTCCGACGATTACGCGCCCGAGCACCTGACCGTGCAGGCCGAAGATCTGGATTGGTGGCTGGATCGTCTTTCCTGCTATGGCTCGCTCTTCCTCGGCGAAGAAACGACCGTGTCCTATGGCGACAAAGCCTCTGGCACGAACCACGTCCTGCCGACGTCCGGTGCGGCGTCCTATACCGGTGGTTTGTCGGTGCATAAGTACATGAAGATCGTGACATGGCAGAAGGCCACACGTGAAGGGTCCAAGCGCGTGGCCGAAGCGACAGCACGGATTTCCCGCCTTGAGGGGATGGAAGGCCATGCCCGTGCAGCGGACGTACGTCTGGCCAAATACTTCCCCGGCGAAAACTTTGACCTGACGCCAGATGAGTGA
- a CDS encoding SDR family NAD(P)-dependent oxidoreductase: MSDPRDLFDLTGRVACVTGASAGLGQRAAIALAAAGAKVVGVARRADALNGWAAETGANAAVVAADLSKRDQIADIAAQVAAPFGAPDIVVHAAGINTREAADDVTDAGWDVTMNLNLAAPFFLSQALVPAMKAKGWGRIVNFASLQTTRAFPGGIAYGASKAGIGQLTRAMAEAWSKDGVTANAIGPGFFPTELTGPVFADPERAARNAAQTCVGRNGALSDIDGPLLFLCSDASSYVTGQILMVDGGFTAK; encoded by the coding sequence ATGAGTGATCCCCGCGATCTCTTTGACCTGACCGGTCGTGTCGCTTGCGTTACCGGCGCAAGCGCGGGCCTCGGGCAGCGCGCCGCGATTGCACTGGCTGCGGCCGGTGCAAAGGTTGTCGGCGTGGCCCGCCGCGCGGATGCGCTGAACGGCTGGGCGGCTGAGACGGGGGCAAATGCCGCAGTCGTAGCCGCCGATCTGTCAAAACGGGACCAGATTGCCGATATCGCAGCGCAGGTCGCTGCACCCTTTGGCGCGCCTGACATCGTTGTCCATGCTGCAGGCATCAACACCCGCGAGGCTGCGGATGATGTGACGGACGCGGGCTGGGACGTGACGATGAACCTCAATCTGGCCGCACCCTTCTTTCTTTCTCAGGCCCTCGTCCCTGCGATGAAGGCCAAAGGCTGGGGCCGGATCGTGAATTTCGCCTCTCTCCAGACGACACGCGCCTTTCCGGGCGGGATTGCCTATGGCGCGTCCAAGGCCGGCATCGGCCAGTTGACCCGCGCAATGGCCGAAGCCTGGTCCAAGGATGGCGTCACAGCCAATGCAATAGGTCCGGGATTTTTCCCGACCGAATTGACGGGACCCGTCTTTGCCGACCCCGAACGCGCCGCCCGCAACGCGGCGCAAACATGTGTGGGCCGCAATGGTGCTTTGTCGGATATCGACGGCCCACTCTTATTTCTTTGCTCTGATGCGTCGTCCTATGTGACGGGTCAAATCTTGATGGTCGACGGAGGTTTCACAGCGAAATGA
- a CDS encoding alcohol dehydrogenase catalytic domain-containing protein, with the protein MKALVYDDVETLVYRVMPDPVPGAGQSLISIEASGICGSDMHAFLGHDERRPAPLILGHEAAGVVMGGALDGTRVTINPLATCGLCRACKSGRDNLCPDRMIISMPPREGAFSDYVVMANRNLVTVPDDVPLTKAALAEPLACGWHAVRLGAAALDMPLADAKCVVVGGGAIGVGAALCLRAFGATDIKVIEPNELRRATLDLIDGFDAVPPGAVEQADLVIDGVGYAATRADATAITRPGGVIMHIGLGEATGGLDIRRMTLQEITFIGTYTYTAEDFRQTAAAIFDGRLGPLDWTEERALADGQQAFADIRAGVVAAPKIILRP; encoded by the coding sequence ATGAAAGCGCTTGTTTATGACGACGTGGAAACGCTTGTTTACCGCGTGATGCCTGATCCGGTGCCAGGCGCTGGCCAAAGCCTCATCAGCATTGAGGCTTCGGGCATTTGCGGCTCTGACATGCACGCCTTTCTGGGCCACGACGAACGGCGGCCCGCCCCGCTGATACTTGGTCACGAGGCCGCTGGCGTTGTCATGGGAGGTGCATTGGACGGCACACGGGTGACAATCAATCCGCTTGCGACCTGTGGTTTGTGTCGGGCCTGCAAATCCGGCCGTGACAACCTTTGCCCTGACCGCATGATTATTTCGATGCCCCCGCGCGAGGGTGCATTTAGCGACTATGTCGTGATGGCCAACAGAAACCTTGTGACGGTGCCGGATGACGTACCGCTCACCAAGGCAGCTTTGGCCGAACCCTTGGCATGCGGCTGGCATGCGGTCCGGCTCGGGGCTGCGGCGCTCGACATGCCGCTTGCCGATGCGAAATGCGTTGTGGTCGGCGGGGGCGCGATCGGTGTGGGGGCGGCCCTTTGCCTGCGGGCATTCGGGGCGACCGATATCAAAGTCATCGAACCCAATGAACTGCGTCGTGCCACGCTTGACCTGATCGACGGCTTTGATGCGGTCCCTCCCGGTGCCGTTGAACAGGCTGACCTTGTGATTGACGGCGTCGGCTATGCCGCAACGCGCGCCGATGCCACGGCCATTACACGCCCTGGCGGCGTGATCATGCATATCGGCCTCGGTGAAGCGACGGGTGGTCTTGATATCCGCCGCATGACCTTGCAGGAAATCACCTTCATCGGCACCTACACCTATACCGCCGAGGATTTCCGCCAGACCGCTGCAGCTATTTTTGACGGGCGTCTTGGCCCGCTCGATTGGACCGAGGAACGCGCGCTTGCTGACGGGCAACAGGCCTTTGCGGATATCCGTGCTGGCGTTGTCGCCGCACCCAAGATCATTTTACGACCCTGA
- a CDS encoding universal stress protein: MYKNILVPMALDHGVGENSVAIARRLLSDGGKITALHVYEAPDGTVGAYIDAEVVQNAFDRAKARLEERITAMPDVSSMIVKGHSGRSIIDTATALKADCIVMGSHKPGLIDYFLGSTAARVVQHAPCAVHVARDIN, translated from the coding sequence ATGTATAAGAACATTCTGGTCCCGATGGCCCTTGATCACGGTGTCGGCGAAAACAGCGTCGCAATCGCCCGCCGCCTGCTGTCTGACGGCGGAAAGATTACTGCGCTCCACGTTTACGAAGCCCCGGACGGCACGGTTGGCGCCTATATCGACGCAGAAGTGGTCCAGAATGCCTTTGATCGGGCCAAAGCGCGGCTGGAAGAACGTATCACCGCGATGCCTGACGTTTCATCCATGATCGTCAAGGGCCACAGCGGGCGCAGCATCATTGATACCGCCACTGCTTTGAAAGCCGATTGCATCGTTATGGGCTCCCACAAACCCGGGCTGATCGACTATTTCCTCGGGTCAACCGCGGCGCGTGTGGTGCAACACGCCCCTTGCGCTGTTCACGTGGCGCGCGACATCAATTGA